In Streptomyces sp. NBC_00433, a single genomic region encodes these proteins:
- a CDS encoding CDP-alcohol phosphatidyltransferase family protein, with translation MEVQETQVQTDRVFTIPNILSMARLVGVPVFLWLILWPEFGGPKADGWALLVLLFSGVSDYLDGKLARRWNQISNLGRLLDPAADRLYVLSTLVGLTWRDILPLWITVLLLAREAMMAVMLLILRRHRYGPPQVNFIGKAATFNLMYAFPLLLLSDGSGWLATLAAVFGWAFTGWGTTLYWWAGILYVVQVRRLVRADTTAD, from the coding sequence GTGGAGGTCCAGGAGACACAGGTGCAAACGGATCGGGTCTTCACGATCCCGAACATCCTGAGTATGGCCCGCCTGGTGGGCGTGCCGGTGTTCCTGTGGCTGATTCTGTGGCCCGAGTTCGGCGGCCCCAAGGCCGACGGGTGGGCGCTGCTGGTGCTGTTGTTCAGCGGGGTGAGCGACTACCTGGACGGCAAGCTGGCCCGCCGCTGGAATCAGATCAGCAACCTCGGCCGGCTGCTCGACCCCGCCGCCGACCGGCTGTATGTGCTGTCCACGCTGGTAGGACTCACCTGGCGGGACATCCTCCCGCTGTGGATCACCGTCCTGCTGCTGGCCCGTGAAGCGATGATGGCGGTGATGCTGCTGATTCTGAGGAGACACCGCTACGGCCCACCCCAGGTGAACTTCATCGGGAAAGCGGCTACCTTCAACCTCATGTACGCCTTTCCGCTGCTGCTGCTGAGCGACGGCAGCGGTTGGCTTGCGACACTGGCGGCTGTTTTCGGCTGGGCTTTCACAGGTTGGGGTACAACCCTGTACTGGTGGGCAGGGATCCTCTACGTGGTGCAGGTCCGCCGACTTGTGAGGGCGGACACCACGGCTGACTGA